Proteins from one Pseudoliparis swirei isolate HS2019 ecotype Mariana Trench chromosome 22, NWPU_hadal_v1, whole genome shotgun sequence genomic window:
- the lim2.5 gene encoding lens intrinsic membrane protein 2.5: MMHSFMGGGLFCAIVGNILLVVSTATDYWMQYRLSGSFAHQGLWRYCMSGKCYMQTDSIAYWNATRVFMILSAMSCFAGIIAGILSFAHFSAFERFNRSFAAGIMFFVSTLFVLLAMAIYTGVTVNFLGKRFGDWRFSWSYILGWVALLMNFFAGIFYMCAYRMHACRRIAGPR, from the exons ATGATGCACAGCTTCATGGGAGGGGGCCTCTTTTGTGCCATCGTGGGGAACATCCTGCTGGTGGTCTCCACAGCCACAGACTACTGGATGCAGTACCGTCTGTCTGGCAGCTTTGCCCACCAGGGCCTGTGGAGGTACTGCATGTCTGGCAAGTGCTACATGCAGACTGACAGCATTG CCTACTGGAATGCCACTCGCGTTTTCATGATCCTCTCCGCCATGTCGTGCTTTGCCGGCATCATCGCAGGAATCCTCTCCTTTGCCCACTTCTCGGCCTTCGAGAGGTTCAACCGCTCCTTTGCCGCCGGGATCATGTTCTTTGTTTCAA CTCTCTTTGTTCTGCTTGCAATGGCCATTTACACCGGAGTGACCGTGAACTTCCTGGGCAAGCGCTTCGGTGACTGGCGCTTCTCCTGGTCCTACATACTCGGCTGGGTAGCACTGCTCATGAACTTCTTTGCAG GTATATTCTACATGTGTGCCTACAGAATGCACGCGTGTAGGAGAATCGCTGGCCCACGTTAA